A portion of the Gadus macrocephalus chromosome 10, ASM3116895v1 genome contains these proteins:
- the med12 gene encoding mediator of RNA polymerase II transcription subunit 12 isoform X3 produces MMAAFGILSYEHRPLKRPRLGPPDVYPQDPKQKEDELTALNVKQGFNNQPAVSGDEHGSAKNVNFNPAKISSNFSSIMAEKLRYNTFPDTGKRKPQVNQKDNFWLVTARSQSSINNWFTDLAGTKPLTLLAKKVPIFSKKEEVFGYLAKYSVPVMRSAWMIKMTCAYHAAITETKVKKRHVTDPCIEWTQIITKYLWEQLQKVAEFYRQFPSQGCASPQPATPAEVETAMKQWEYNEKLAMFMFQDGMLDRHEFLTWVLECFEKVRPGEDELLRLLLPLLLQYSGEFVQSAYLSRRLAYFCTRRLNLLLSDGSLGPGTGGHQSHGILAQPGNALPPTPTSQPAGGNQTQTPFTDFYICPQHRPLVFGLSCMLQSIVLCCPSALVWHYSLTDSRNKTGSPLDLLPISPSNLPMPGSNTAFTQQVRAKVREIEEQIKERGQAVEFRWSFDKCQETTAGFTIGRVLHTLEVLDNHSFEKSDFSNSLDSLYNRIFGSGQSKEGHEMSPDDDAVVTLLCEWAVCCKRSGRHRAMVVAKLLEKRQAEIEAERCGESEVVDEKGSVSSGSLSAATLPVFQDVLLQFLDTQAPTLTEPANESERVEFSNLVLLFCEQIRHDVFSHNIYMCTLISRGDLASDAHLPRPRSPGDDPGDESERKEQDAAAGIKMEDTGLSESMEVDQNSSANFDEMFSPRMHCESKGSPSPEKPVPDQDSKAGVKDKGMDPAFPQVYEQPRHIQYATHFPIPQEESASHECNQRLVVLYGVGKQRDEARHAIKKITKDILKVLNRKSTAETGGEEGQKRKRSKPEAFPTAEDIFSKFQHLSHFDQHQVTSQVSRNVMEQITSFALGMSYHLPLVQHIQFIFDLMEYSLNISGLIDFAIQLLNELSLVEAELLLKSSTLVGSYTTGLCLCIVAVLRRYHSCLILNPEQTAQVFDGLRIVVKSGVNPADCSSAERCILAYLYDLYTSCSHLKSKFGEIFSEFCSKVKNSIYCNIDPSDSNMLWDPVFMMEAISNPSAHNFNHSMVGKLLNDSPPNRYSFVCNVLMDVCVDHRDPERVNDIGILCAELTAYCRSLSAEWLGILKALCCSSNNGNCGFNDLLCNVDVSDLSFHDSLATFVAILIARQCLLLEDLVRCVAIPSLLNAACSEQDSEPGARLTCRILLHLFKTPQRNPVPQDGAKSEKSPVGIRSSCDRHLLAASQNSIVVGAVFAVLKAVFMLGDAELRGSGLSHPAGHDDLSGGRSVSIETASLDVYAKYVLKSICQQEWVGERCLKSLSEDSSALQDPVLVNIQAQRLLQLICYPHRQLDSDDGDNPQRQRITRILQNMDQWTMRQSSLELQLMIKQSTNSELHSLLENIAKATIEVFQKSAEMNSMYPSGSGDGNPSSDNNSSNSKMKPILSSSERSGVWLVAPLIAKLHTSVQGHVLKAAGDELEKGQHLGSSSRKERDRQKQKSMSLLSQQPFLSLVLTCLKGQDEQREGLLTSLYSQVQQIVTNWREDQYQDDCKAKQMMHEALKLRLNLVGGMFDTVQRSTQQTTEWAVLLLDIISSGTVDMQSNNELFTTVLDMLSVLINGTLAADMSSISQGSMEENKRAYMNLVKKLRKELGDRQSESLEKVRQLLPLPKQTRDVITCEPQGSLIDTKGNKIAGFEKEGLQVSTKQKISPWDVFEGLKHSAPLSWGWFGTVRVDRKVSRLEEQQRFLLYHTHLKPKPRSYYLEPLPLPPEEEEPPTPLSQEPEKKMAEAAKPEKNVASTPSDSSKKKTNKKKKTQATKTEDFVSRTPSGGPYVPGMQPDLMMSQQNPYARIGYGQQPIGIYAQNQPLPPGGPGLESPYRPNRNTQMNKMMPARPTYPGMMPSIPGGMMMGMDKQYPMGYKPQPAMPQGQILRQQLQVRLNQSIMGQQMRQMTPNQPYTPMQPAQNINQGYTSYASHMGLQQHPSQAGGGGGGGGGGGGGIVPTAYGNQNFQGSHPGANPAAVDPLRQMQQRPSGYVHQQAPGYNMQNTQRFPHQALQQQAPIMHGLGHMPAQGVHPGMRPNQILAEQQQQQQQQQQQQQQQQQQQQQQQQQQQQQQQQQQQQFLRQQAALRQQQQQQQQQQQQQQQQQQQQQQQVQQQQQQQQQQQQVQQQQVQQQQVQQQQQQQQQVPPQQQQQVPPQQQVQQVQQVQQVQQQQQQQQQQQQQQQVATSQTPTQAQSQALGMQPLPPQQTMFPRQGMQQTQQQQQTAALVRQLQQQLSNTQPGQNTNSYY; encoded by the exons GATGAATTGACTGCATTAAACGTAAAACAAGGATTTAATAATCAACCAGCGGTGTCCGGAGATGAACATGGCAGCGCAAAAAATGTCAACTTTAATCCCGCCAAG ATCAGCTCAAACTTCAGCAGCATTATGGCTGAGAAGCTTCGCTACAACACATTCCCAGACACAGGGAAGCGCAAGCCGCAGGTCAACCAGAAGGATAACTTCTGGCTGGTCACTGCCAGGTCCCAGAGCTCCATTAACAACTGGTTCACAGACCTGGCTGGGACCAAGCCCCTCACGCTGCTGGCCAAAAAG GTTCCAATTTTTAGCAAAAAGGAAGAGGTATTTGGATACCTTGCCAAATATTCGGTTCCTGTGATGCGCTCAGCATGGATGATCAAAATGACCTGCGCATACCATGCTGCCATTACAGAGACTAAGGTCAAGAAAAGACATGTGACTGATCCCTGTATAG AATGGACCCAGATCATCACCAAATACCTGTGGGAGCAGCTTCAGAAGGTGGCTGAGTTCTACAGACAGTTCCCCAGCCAGGGCTGTGCCTCCCCACAGCCTGCCACACCCGCGGAGGTGGAGACAGCCATGAAGCAATGGGAGTACAACGAGAAGCTAGCCATGTTCATGTTTCAG GACGGCATGCTGGACCGACACGAGTTCCTCACCTGGGTGCTGGAGTGTTTTGAGAAGGTTCGACCTGGAGAAGATGAACTTCTTAGACTATTGCTGCCTCTCCTATTGCAG taCTCGGGGGAGTTCGTGCAGTCGGCCTACCTGTCCCGGAGGCTGGCGTACTTCTGCACCCGCCGGCTGAACCTCCTGCTGAGCGACGGCAGCCTGGGGCCGGGCACGGGCGGCCACCAGTCCCACGGCATCCTGGCCCAGCCGGGGAACGCCCTGCCCCCCACGCCCACCTCCCAGCCCGCGGGGGGcaaccagacccagacccccttCACAGACTTCTACATCTGCCCACAGCACCGACCCCTGGTGTTTGGGCTCAGCTGCATGCTGCAG agCATCGTGCTGTGTTGTCCCAGTGCGCTGGTGTGGCACTACTCCCTAACGGACAGCAGGAACAAAACGGGCTCGCCTCTCGACCtgctccccatctccccctccaacCTGCCCATGCCGGGCTCCAACACTGCCTTCACCCAGCAG GTCCGTGCAAAGGTACGAGAAATCGAGGAGCAAATCAAGGAGCGAGGCCAGGCGGTAGAGTTCAGGTGGTCCTTCGACAAATGCCAGGAGACGACCGCAG GCTTCACCATCGGTAGGGTTCTCCACACTCTGGAAGTTCTGGATAACCACAGCTTTGAGAAGTCGGACTTCAGCAACTCGCTAGACTCCCTCTACAACAGGATCTtcggctcgggtcagagcaaagaagGCCACGAG atgtCGCCCGATGACGACGCGGTGGTCACGCTGCTGTGTGAGTGGGCCGTGTGCTGCAAGCGGTCGGGCCGGCACAGAGCCATGGTGGTGGCCAAGCTGCTGGAGAAGAGGCAGGCCGAGATCGAGGCGGAG CGGTGCGGGGAGTCGGAGGTGGTGGACGAGAAGGGCTCGGTGTCGTCGGGCTCCCTGTCGGCCGCCACGCTGCCCGTCTTCCAGGACGTCCTGCTGCAGTTCCTGGACAcccaggcccccaccctga CCGAACCGGCCAATGAGAGTGAGCGGGTGGAGTTCTCCAACCTGGTGCTGCTCTTCTGCGAGCAGATCCGGCACGACGTCTTCTCCCACAACATTTACATGTGCACGCTCATCTCCCGCGGCGACCTGGCCTCAGACGCCCACCTGCCCCGCCCGCGGTCCCCCGGCGACGACCCCGGCGACGAGTCGGAGCGCAAGGagcaggacgccgccgccggcatCAAGATGGAG GATACCGGACTGTCGGAGTCGATGGAGGTCGATCAAAACTCCAGCGCTAATTTTGACGAG ATGTTCTCTCCCAGGATGCACTGCGAGTCCAAGGGGAGCCCGTCCCCCGAGAAGCCCGTCCCGGATCAGGACAGCAAGGCCGGGGTGAAGGACAAGGGCATGGACCCGGCCTTCCCCCAGGTGTACGAACAGCCCCGGCACATCCAGTACGCCACCCACTTCCCCATTCCCCAG GAGGAGAGCGCCAGCCACGAGTGCAACCAGCGCCTGGTGGTGCTGTACGGCGTGGGCAAGCAGCGCGACGAGGCGCGCCACGCCATCAAGAAGATCACCAAGGACATCCTGAAGGTGCTCAACCGCAAGAGCACGGCAGAGACGG gaggggaggagggacagaagaggaagaggagcaagcCAGAGGCCTTCCCCACGGCCGAAGACATTTTCTCCAAATTCCAGCACCTTTCCCACTTTGACCAGCACCAGGTCACCTCTCAG GTGTCCAGGAATGTGATGGAACAGATTACCAGCTTTGCCTTAGGGATGTCTTATCATCTGCCCCTGGTGCAACACATACAGTTCATCTTCGACCTCATGGAATACTCCCTCAACATCAGCGGCCTCATAGACTTTGCCATTCAG CTCCTGAACGAGCTCAGCCTGGTGGAGGCCGAGCTGCTGCTGAAGTCCTCCACCCTGGTGGGGAGCTACACCACCGGGCTGTGTCTGTGCATCGTGGCCGTGCTGCGGAGGTACCACTCCTGCCTCATCCTCAACCCGGAGCAGACGGCACAGGTCTTTGACGG GCTGCGCATCGTGGTGAAGTCCGGCGTGAACCCCGCCGACTGCTCTTCGGCCGAGCGCTGCATCCTGGCCTACCTGTACGACCTGTACACCTCCTGCAGCCACCTCAAGAGCAAGTTCGGAGAGATCTTCAG CGAGTTCTGTTCCAAGGTGAAGAACTCCATCTACTGCAACATCGACCCGTCGGACTCCAACATGCTGTGGGACCCGGTGTTCATGATGGAGGCCATCTCCAACCCCTCGGCCCACAACTTCAACCACTCGATGGTGGGCAAGCTGCTCAACGACAGCCCGCCAAACCGCTACAGCTTCGTGTGCAACGTGCTCATGGACGTCTGCGTGGACCACCGGGACCCCGAGAG GGTGAACGACATCGGGATCCTGTGTGCGGAGCTGACGGCGTACTGTCGTTCTCTCAGTGCCGAGTGGCTGGGCATTCTCAAGGCCCTGTGCTGCTCCTCCAACAACGGCAACTGTGGCTTCAACGACCTGCTGTGTAACgtagat GTCAGCGACCTGTCGTTCCACGACTCCCTGGCCACCTTCGTGGCCATCCTGATCGCCAGACAGTGTCTGCTGCTGGAGGACTTGGTGCGCTGTGTGgccatcccctccctcctcaacgcag CTTGCAGTGAGCAGGACTCTGAGCCGGGAGCCAGGCTCACCTGCCGCATCCTGCTACACCTCTTCAAGACCCCCCAGCGTAACCCTGTTCCTCAAGACGGGGCCAAGTCAG AAAAATCCCCGGTTGGTATCCGGTCGTCCTGCGATCGCCATCTGCTCGCCGCGTCCCAGAACAGCATAGTGGTGGGCGCAGTGTTCGCCGTCCTCAAGGCTGTCTTTATGTTGG GCGACGCAGAGCTCCGAGGCTCGGGCCTCTCGCATCCCGCCGGCCACGACGACCTATCGGGAGGCCGCAGCGTCTCCATAGAAACGGCCAGTCTGGATGTGTACGCAAAGTATGTGCTGAAGAGCATCTGCCAGCAG GAGTGGGTGGGGGAGCGCTGCCTGAAGTCCCTGTCGGAGGACAGCAGCGCCCTGCAGGACCCGGTGCTGGTCAACATCCAGGCCCAGCGGCTGCTGCAGCTCATCTGCTACCCCCACCGCCAGCTGGACAGCGACGACGGGGACAACCCCCAGCGGCAGCGCATCACGCGCATCCTGCAG AACATGGACCAGTGGACCATGAGGCAGTCGTCCCTGGAGCTGCAGCTGATGATCAAACAGAGCACCAACAGC GAGCTCCACTCTCTGCTGGAGAACATCGCCAAGGCCACCATCGAGGTGTTCCAGAAGTCTGCGGAGATGAACTCCATGTACCCCTCGGGGAGCGGCGACGGCAACCCCTCCTctgacaacaacagcagcaacagcaagaTGAAGCCCATCCTCAG CTCCTCGGAGCGGTCGGGGGTGTGGTTGGTGGCCCCCCTCATAGCCAAGCTGCACACCTCGGTGCAGGGCCACGTGCTGAAGGCGGCCGGGGACGAGCTGGAGAAGGGCCAGCATCTGGGCTCCTCCTCGCGCAAGGAGAGGGACCGGCAGAAACAGAAGAG CATGTCCCTGCTGAGTCAGCAGCCCTTCCTCTCCCTGGTGCTCACCTGTCTGAAGGGCCAGGACGAGCAGAGGGAGGGCCTGCTCACCTCGCTCTACAGCCAGGTGCAGCAGATCGTCACCAACTGGCGGGAGGACCAGTACCAGGACGACTGCAAGGCCAAGCAGATGATGCACGAGGCCCTGAAGCTGAGGCTCAACCTG GTGGGCGGGATGTTCGACACGGTGCAGCGCAGCACGCAGCAGACCACCGAGTGGGCGGTGCTCCTCCTGGACATCATCAGCAGCGGCACGGTGGACATGCAGTCCAACAA CGAGCTGTTCACCACGGTGCTGGACATGCTCAGCGTGCTCATCAACGGCACGCTGGCGGCGGACATGTCCAGCATCTCCCAgggcagcatggaggagaacaAGAGGGCCTACATGAACCTGGTGAAGAAGCtccgg AAAGAGCTGGGCGACAGGCAGTCGGAGAGTCTGGAGAAGGTCCGCCAGCTGCTCCCTCTCCCCAAGCAGACCAGGGACGTCATCACCTGCGAGCCCCAGGGCTCGCTCATAGACACCAAGGGCAACAAGATCGCCGGCTTCGAGAAGGAG GGCCTCCAAGTGTCCACCAAGCAGAAGATCTCCCCGTGGGACGTGTTCGAGGGCCTGAAGCACTCGGCGCCCCTCTCCTGGGGCTGGTTCGGCACGGTGCGCGTGGACCGCAAGGTCTCCcggctggaggagcagcagcgctTCCTGCTCTACCACACCCACCTGAAGCCCAAGCCCCGCAGCTACTACCTGGAGCCGCTGCCGCTgcccccggaggaggaggagccccccACGCCCCTCTCCCAGGAGCCCGAGAAGAAGATGGCGGAGGCGGCCAAGCCGGAGAAGAACGTGGCCAGCACGCCATCGGACTCCAGCAAGAAGAAGaccaacaagaagaagaagacgcaGGCCACCAAGaccgag GACTTTGTGAGCCGCACGCCCAGCGGCGGGCCCTACGTGCCGGGCATGCAGCCTGACCTGATGATGAGCCAGCAGAACCCCTACGCCAGGATTGGCTACGGGCAGCAGCCTATCGGCATCTACGCCCAGAACCAGCCTCTCCCACCAG GGGGTCCCGGGTTGGAGTCGCCATACCGCCCGAACCGCAACACCCAGATGAACAAGATGATGCCGGCGCGGCCCACCTACCCAGGCATGATGCCCAGCATCCCGGGCGGCATGATGATGGGCATGGACAAGCAGTACCCCATgggctacaagccccagcccgCCATGCCCCAGGGCCAGATCCTGAGACAGCAGCTACAGGTCAGACTG AACCAGAGCATAATGGGCCAGCAGATGAGACAGATGACACCCAACCAGCCTTACACGCCCATGCAGCCCGCCCAG AACATCAACCAGGGCTACACCTCGTACGCCTCCCACATGGGCCTTCAGCAGCACCCCTCCCAggccggcggcggtggcggtggcggtggcggcggcggcggcggcatcgTGCCCACCGCCTACGGGAACCAGAACTTCCAGGGCTCGCACCCCGGCGCCAACCCGGCGGCCGTGGACCCCCTGCGGCAGATGCAGCAGCGGCCCAGTGGCTATGTGCACCAGCAGGCGCCGGGCTACAACATGCAGAACACGCAGAG GTTCCCCCACCAGGCGTTGCAGCAGCAGGCTCCCATCATGCACGGCCTGGGTCACATGCCGGCCCAGGGTGTCCACCCCGGCATGAGGCCCAATCAGATActggcagagcagcagcagcagcaacagcagcagcagcagcaacaacaacagcaacagcaacagcagcagcagcagcagcagcagcaacagcagcagcaacaacaacaacagcaacagttCCTCAGACAGCAGGCCGCCCTCAGA cagcagcaacaacaacagcaacaacaacaacaacaacaacaacaacaacaacagcagcagcaacaacaggtccagcagcaacaacaacaacaacaacagcagcagcaggtccagcagcagcaggtccagcagcagcaggtccagcagcagcagcagcagcagcaacaggtcccgccgcagcagcagcaacaggtcCCGCCGCAACAGCAGGTCCAGCAGGTCCAGCAGGTCCAGcaagtccagcagcagcagcagcagcagcagcagcagcagcagcaacaacaggtAGCAACATCCCAGACCCCTACCCAAGCACAGAGCCAGGCGCTGGGCATGCAACCCCTGCCCCCACAGCAAACCATG TTCCCGAGGCAGGGCATGCAgcagacccagcagcagcagcagactgcAGCTCTGGTccggcagctgcagcagcagctctccA ataCACAACCAGGCCAGAATACCAACTCATATTACTGA